One window of the Rosa rugosa chromosome 3, drRosRugo1.1, whole genome shotgun sequence genome contains the following:
- the LOC133736045 gene encoding uncharacterized protein LOC133736045: MGHVTGTTKAPSEEDVDAYTKWEDDDGSVMAILFKAMTEDVLQLVEECETAEAIWKTLGDLYTNESDFIQKRPCKIKSQEHLVWYQKEKELERVHVFLRGLDEKHSSAKGELLRMTDPSSLNTAFTYVRKDESQQESVKHAQVEVSSLAIQAKSPAPFLQQQNSVPLHQQGPPQGFTNRPRPQCFYCNDLGHVRETCWKLNGYPKKKGYRPKAKAAVVQLVQEPDFYGVARQDHRTTGGATPTASIAGRGKIGMALKCPK, translated from the exons ATGGGGCACGTGACAGGAACAACCAAAGCACCTAGTGAGGAAGATGTGGATGCCTATACTAAgtgggaggatgatgatggatcTGTGATGGCAATTTTATTTAAAGCCATGACTGAAGATGTGCTACAATTGGTGGAAGAGTGTGAGACTGCTGAAGCAATATGGAAGACATTGGGGGATTTATATACAAAtgagtctgattttatacag aagcgtccttgcaagatcaagagCCAAGAACATCTTGTGTGGTACCAAAAGGAGAAGGAACTTGAAAGGGTTCATGTATTCTTGAGAGGGCTTGATGAGAAGCATAGCAGTGCCAAGGGAGAATTGCTTAGAATGACAGACCCTTCTAGTCTAAACACAGCTTTCACATATGTACGcaaggatgagtctcagcagGAAAGTGTCAAACATGCACAGGTTGAAGTGTCTAGCCTAGCCATTCAGGCCAAGTCACCAGCACCTTTCCTTCAGCAGCAGAATTCAGTCCCACTTCATCAGCAAGGTCCTCCACAAGGTTTCACCAACCGCCCTCGTCCTCAATGCTTTTATTGCAACGACCTTGGACATGTTCGAGAGACTTGTTGGAAACTGAATGGATACCCTAAAAAGAAGGGTTATCGTCCTAAGGCGAAGGCAGCTGTGGTTCAGTTGGTCCAAGAACCAGACTTCTATGGTGTGGCTAGACAGGATCATCGTACGACAGGTGGGGCTACTCCTACAGCCTCTATAGCTGGTCGTGGTaagattggtatggctttaaag TGTCCTAAGtaa